The proteins below are encoded in one region of Metabacillus dongyingensis:
- a CDS encoding energy-coupling factor transporter ATPase: MSEFPILEVKDLHHIYMEKTPLEHKALSGVSLRVDKGECIAIIGHTGSGKSTLIQHFNGLMRPQQGNVIVDGQHLSNPKLDVKALRRKVGLVFQNPEDQIFEKLIGDDIAYGPLKMGLPLKEVRDRVKWAMELVGLSFEDLKDRAAYALSGGQKRKVALAGVLALKPEILVLDEPTAGLDPRSRQELLEQILQLNKKENMTVIFVSHNMEEVAYLANRIYVLAEGRNLIEGTPGNIFGNSEILAKHHIGAPQTVEILAQLKERGYSVNLNAYEIEAAAKELVSVIQSNRR, encoded by the coding sequence TTGAGTGAATTTCCCATTCTTGAAGTGAAGGACTTACATCATATCTATATGGAAAAGACACCTCTTGAACACAAGGCCCTCTCCGGAGTAAGTTTACGTGTTGATAAGGGGGAATGTATAGCAATTATTGGACATACAGGGTCAGGCAAATCGACTTTAATTCAGCACTTTAATGGGCTGATGCGCCCTCAGCAGGGTAATGTTATAGTGGACGGCCAGCATTTATCTAATCCAAAGCTAGATGTAAAAGCGCTGCGGAGAAAGGTCGGCCTTGTGTTTCAGAATCCAGAGGATCAGATTTTCGAAAAATTGATTGGTGATGATATTGCTTATGGCCCATTAAAGATGGGACTTCCTTTAAAAGAAGTAAGAGACCGTGTGAAATGGGCAATGGAATTGGTTGGGCTTTCCTTTGAAGACCTGAAAGATCGTGCTGCCTATGCCTTAAGCGGCGGCCAAAAAAGAAAAGTCGCTCTGGCCGGGGTGCTTGCTTTAAAGCCTGAAATTTTGGTATTGGACGAACCGACAGCAGGCCTTGATCCAAGGTCAAGACAGGAACTTTTGGAGCAAATACTTCAGTTGAACAAAAAGGAAAATATGACAGTCATTTTTGTCTCTCACAACATGGAGGAAGTTGCGTATTTAGCAAATCGAATTTACGTTTTAGCAGAAGGAAGAAATCTGATTGAAGGAACACCGGGAAACATATTCGGCAATTCCGAAATCCTGGCAAAACATCATATTGGAGCACCTCAAACGGTGGAGATTCTGGCGCAGCTAAAAGAACGAGGATATTCAGTCAATCTTAATGCATATGAAATAGAGGCTGCAGCAAAAGAACTGGTTTCTGTCATTCAGTCAAATAGGAGGTGA